One genomic window of Leopardus geoffroyi isolate Oge1 chromosome C3, O.geoffroyi_Oge1_pat1.0, whole genome shotgun sequence includes the following:
- the LOC123586871 gene encoding alpha-1,3-mannosyl-glycoprotein 4-beta-N-acetylglucosaminyltransferase-like protein MGAT4E isoform X2 codes for MQEEKKKILWQLNQDQMISESRNHLENFKDMQKASPLLQQAKYKLLAGSPPQEKKLLTIGISSEQHPNGSYLLDTLRSLFQASSEHELNCIVVLVHLSDPDPEWLRRTVANISDLFKPRIETQKLLVIHGRLGDSPLPGDRNNVSRTSRCEAHYSRQKVHYALLMNFAINLSEYFLMMEDYVYCTSKFISTIYWALSAWKELPWAILEFSSLSLSGKVFHTSDLSRLASLFLLFHKDIPIYLFLSEFRLLLAQNVPIRFSPSVFFHIGKYPAFEDTCFPVEKEKVFGEPDNPVASILTDMMAEMNGIPQYAYTLNEECYSTLNPVRGNYLTVILEKPQKVIRIEVLTGSDKKGLYWLQQGQVELGYDPLENSRGCTHYTLLGPLVEGNLDQRVFYEEDSVEELSCIRLLVLASQES; via the exons ATG caggaggaaaagaagaaaatactgtgGCAGCTCAATCAGGACCAAATGATCTCTGAGAGCAGAAACCATCTAGAGAACTTCAAGGACATGCAGAAAGCCTCCCCTTTACTCCAACAGGCCAAGTACAAATTGCTGGCTGGATCCCCTCCCCAGGAAAAGA AACTGCTGACCATAGGGATTTCCTCAGAGCAACACCCTAATGGGAGCTACCTCTTGGACACCCTGCGGTCCCTGTTCCAAGCTTCCTCAGAACACGAGCTGAATTGTATCGTGGTGCTGGTCCACCTGTCAGATCCCGACCCCGAATGGCTCAGACGAACAGTTGCCAATATTTCAGACCTCTTCAAGCCACGTATTGAGACCCAGAAGCTGCTCGTGATCCACGGTCGTCTCGGTGACTCTCCTCTCCCAGGAGATCGGAATAATGTTAGTCGCACCTCACGCTGTGAAGCACATTATTCCAGGCAGAAAGTCCATTATGCCCTCCTCATGAACTTTGCTATCAACCTCTCTGAATACTTTCTGATGATGGAAGATTATGTTTACTgcacttccaaatttatttctaCCATCTATTGGGCATTATCAGCCTGGAAAGAACTACCTTGGGCGATCCTGGAGTTCTCCAGCCTAAGCCTCTCTGGGAAAGTTTTCCACACCAGTGACCTCTCCCGCctggcctctctctttctccttttccataaGGATATTCCCATTTACTTGTTTCTCTCTGAATTCCGCCTTCTCTTGGCCCAGAATGTTCCAATTCGTTTCAGTCCCTCAGTCTTCTTCCACATAGGCAAGTATCCTGCGTTTGAGGACACATGCTTTcctgtggagaaggagaaggtgtTTGGTGAACCAGACAACCCCGTTGCCAGCATCCTCACTGACATGATGGCAGAAATGAATGGTATTCCACAATACGCTTATACTCTGAACGAAGAGTGCTACTCTACTCTCAATCCTGTAAGAGGCAACTACCTGACAGTGATTTTGGAGAAGCCACAAAAAGTCATCCGGATAGAGGTCCTGACAGGTTCTGACAAAAAAGGGCTGTATTGGCTACAGCAGGGGCAAGTGGAGCTGGGCTATGATCCCTTGGAGAATTCCAGAGGCTGCACCCACTATACCCTTTTAGGTCCACTGGTGGAAGGAAATTTAGACCAGAGGGTGTTTTATGAAGAAGATTCTGTGGAGGAGTTGAGTTGTATACGACTCCTTGTGCTAGCCTCTCAAGAGTCTTAG
- the LOC123586871 gene encoding alpha-1,3-mannosyl-glycoprotein 4-beta-N-acetylglucosaminyltransferase-like protein MGAT4E isoform X1 gives MRHCLWKYIIVVVSLIFLSFFLQENNEEHLTYNLSLQEEKKKILWQLNQDQMISESRNHLENFKDMQKASPLLQQAKYKLLAGSPPQEKKLLTIGISSEQHPNGSYLLDTLRSLFQASSEHELNCIVVLVHLSDPDPEWLRRTVANISDLFKPRIETQKLLVIHGRLGDSPLPGDRNNVSRTSRCEAHYSRQKVHYALLMNFAINLSEYFLMMEDYVYCTSKFISTIYWALSAWKELPWAILEFSSLSLSGKVFHTSDLSRLASLFLLFHKDIPIYLFLSEFRLLLAQNVPIRFSPSVFFHIGKYPAFEDTCFPVEKEKVFGEPDNPVASILTDMMAEMNGIPQYAYTLNEECYSTLNPVRGNYLTVILEKPQKVIRIEVLTGSDKKGLYWLQQGQVELGYDPLENSRGCTHYTLLGPLVEGNLDQRVFYEEDSVEELSCIRLLVLASQES, from the exons ATGCGTCATTGCCTATGGAAATATATCATAGTTGTTGTGTCCTTAATCTTCCTGAGCTTCTTCCTCCAAGAGAATAATGAAGAGCATCTTACATACAACTTATCATTG caggaggaaaagaagaaaatactgtgGCAGCTCAATCAGGACCAAATGATCTCTGAGAGCAGAAACCATCTAGAGAACTTCAAGGACATGCAGAAAGCCTCCCCTTTACTCCAACAGGCCAAGTACAAATTGCTGGCTGGATCCCCTCCCCAGGAAAAGA AACTGCTGACCATAGGGATTTCCTCAGAGCAACACCCTAATGGGAGCTACCTCTTGGACACCCTGCGGTCCCTGTTCCAAGCTTCCTCAGAACACGAGCTGAATTGTATCGTGGTGCTGGTCCACCTGTCAGATCCCGACCCCGAATGGCTCAGACGAACAGTTGCCAATATTTCAGACCTCTTCAAGCCACGTATTGAGACCCAGAAGCTGCTCGTGATCCACGGTCGTCTCGGTGACTCTCCTCTCCCAGGAGATCGGAATAATGTTAGTCGCACCTCACGCTGTGAAGCACATTATTCCAGGCAGAAAGTCCATTATGCCCTCCTCATGAACTTTGCTATCAACCTCTCTGAATACTTTCTGATGATGGAAGATTATGTTTACTgcacttccaaatttatttctaCCATCTATTGGGCATTATCAGCCTGGAAAGAACTACCTTGGGCGATCCTGGAGTTCTCCAGCCTAAGCCTCTCTGGGAAAGTTTTCCACACCAGTGACCTCTCCCGCctggcctctctctttctccttttccataaGGATATTCCCATTTACTTGTTTCTCTCTGAATTCCGCCTTCTCTTGGCCCAGAATGTTCCAATTCGTTTCAGTCCCTCAGTCTTCTTCCACATAGGCAAGTATCCTGCGTTTGAGGACACATGCTTTcctgtggagaaggagaaggtgtTTGGTGAACCAGACAACCCCGTTGCCAGCATCCTCACTGACATGATGGCAGAAATGAATGGTATTCCACAATACGCTTATACTCTGAACGAAGAGTGCTACTCTACTCTCAATCCTGTAAGAGGCAACTACCTGACAGTGATTTTGGAGAAGCCACAAAAAGTCATCCGGATAGAGGTCCTGACAGGTTCTGACAAAAAAGGGCTGTATTGGCTACAGCAGGGGCAAGTGGAGCTGGGCTATGATCCCTTGGAGAATTCCAGAGGCTGCACCCACTATACCCTTTTAGGTCCACTGGTGGAAGGAAATTTAGACCAGAGGGTGTTTTATGAAGAAGATTCTGTGGAGGAGTTGAGTTGTATACGACTCCTTGTGCTAGCCTCTCAAGAGTCTTAG
- the LOC123586874 gene encoding NADH-cytochrome b5 reductase 1, translating into MGFQPSPVLLASLGVGLLTVLGLALGSYLVRKSRRPKVTLLDPNEKYLLRLLDKTTVSHNTKRFRFALPTAHHVLGLPVGKHVYLSARIDGSLVIRPYTPVTSDEDQGYVDLVIKVYLKGVHPKFPEGGKMSQYLNSLKIGDVVEFRGPSGLLTYTGKGNFSIQPNKKSPPEPQVAKKLGMIAGGTGITPMLQLIRAILKDPEDLTQCSLLFANQTEKDIILREELEELQARYPSRFKLWFTLDHPPEDWAYSKGFVTADMIREHLPAPGDGVLLLLCGPPPMVQLACHPNLDKLGYSQKMRFTY; encoded by the exons ATGGGCTTCCAACCG AGCCCAGTCCTGCTGgcctccctgggggtggggctgctgaCTGTGCTTGGCCTGGCTCTGGGCTCGTACTTGGTTCGAAAGTCCCGCCGGCCAAAGGTCACTCTCCTGGACCCCAATGAGAAGTACCTGCTGCGACTGCTAGACAAGACG ACTGTGAGCCACAACACCAAGAGGTTCCGCTTTGCCCTGCCCACCGCCCACCACGTTCTGGGGCTGCCTGTGG GCAAACATGTCTACCTCTCTGCCCGGATCGATGGCAGCCTGGTCATCAGGCCATATACTCCTGTCACCAGTGACGAGGACCAAGGCTACGTGGATCTTGTCATCAAG GTGTACCTGAAGGGTGTGCACCCCAAATTTCCTGAGGGAGGGAAGATGTCTCAGTACCTAAACAGCCTGAAGATTGGGGATGTGGTGGAATTTCGAGGGCCAAGTGGTTTGCTCACTTACACTGGGAAAG GGAATTTTAGCATTCAGCCCAACAAAAAATCTCCGCCAGAACCCCAAGTGGCGAAGAAACTGGGAATGATTGCCGGCGGAACAG GAATCACCCCAATGCTGCAGCTGATTCGGGCCATCCTGAAGGACCCTGAAGATCTGACCCAGTGCTCTCTGCTTTTTGCCAACCAG ACTGAAAAGGACATAATCTTGCGGGAGGAGCTGGAGGAACTGCAGGCCCGATATCCCAGTCGCTTTAAGCTCTGGTTCACTCTGGATCACCCCCCAGAAG ATTGGGCCTACAGCAAGGGGTTTGTGACTGCTGACATGATCCGGGAACACCTGCCCGCCCCAGGGGATGGCGTGCTGCTGCTGCTCTGCGGGCCACCCCCCATGGTGCAGCTGGCCTGCCATCCCAACTTGGACAAACTGGGCTACTCACAAAAGATGCGATTCACCTACTGA